The Streptomyces sp. NBC_00670 genome window below encodes:
- a CDS encoding metal-dependent hydrolase family protein produces MTTRYDNAVLVDGTGAAPVSDAVLVVDDGLITYAGATAEAPRTPDATRVDLGGRTLLPGFFDCHAHLSMTPERPLISGLTTDPTVGTFEIAERLRATLHAGVTSLRDLGGTPSGYRTVLERGLIEGPRLQVAVKVISHTGGHADCSLPGGLDAAPHLGELADTPDEARIAARRMLRAGADVVKLCATGGMGSPHDDPDDEGLTSEEMRAVVEEAARHRGRPVAVHAQGTAGIRNALRAGVTSIEHGYGITDELCDLALEQSTFLVPTLSTVFAPLDPATMPAYHYQKKSRWSGISKENIAHAISRGVRIALGTDAGVVPHARNLLELSHLVELGMASLDAIRAGTLDAARLLGVDERLGSLETGKTADFVVVDGDPVRDIGILGRPESVVLVAQAGQVRKNTANTRGNPLFREGNSQW; encoded by the coding sequence ATGACCACCCGGTACGACAACGCCGTCCTCGTCGACGGCACCGGAGCCGCGCCCGTCTCCGACGCCGTCCTCGTCGTCGACGACGGCTTGATCACCTACGCGGGCGCGACCGCCGAGGCACCCCGCACACCCGACGCGACCCGCGTCGACCTCGGTGGCCGCACCCTGCTGCCCGGGTTCTTCGACTGCCACGCCCACTTGAGCATGACGCCGGAGCGCCCGCTGATCTCGGGACTGACCACCGACCCGACCGTGGGGACCTTCGAGATCGCCGAACGGCTGCGTGCCACCCTGCACGCGGGCGTCACCTCCCTGCGCGACCTCGGCGGCACACCCTCCGGATACCGCACCGTCCTCGAACGCGGACTGATCGAGGGCCCCAGGCTTCAGGTCGCCGTGAAGGTCATCAGCCACACCGGCGGCCACGCCGACTGCTCCCTGCCCGGCGGCCTGGACGCCGCACCTCACCTGGGCGAACTCGCGGACACACCCGACGAGGCACGGATCGCCGCCCGACGGATGCTGCGCGCGGGAGCCGACGTCGTCAAGCTCTGCGCCACCGGCGGCATGGGCAGCCCGCACGACGATCCCGACGACGAGGGCCTGACCAGCGAGGAGATGCGGGCCGTCGTGGAGGAGGCGGCACGGCACCGCGGCCGGCCGGTCGCCGTGCACGCCCAGGGCACCGCCGGCATCCGCAACGCCCTGCGCGCCGGCGTGACCAGCATCGAGCACGGCTACGGCATCACCGACGAACTGTGCGACCTGGCGCTGGAACAGAGCACGTTCCTGGTCCCGACCCTGTCCACCGTCTTCGCACCGCTCGACCCGGCGACGATGCCCGCGTACCACTACCAGAAGAAGAGCCGCTGGTCCGGCATCAGCAAGGAGAACATCGCGCACGCCATCAGCCGGGGTGTGCGCATCGCCCTGGGTACCGACGCCGGGGTCGTGCCGCACGCCCGCAACCTTCTCGAACTCTCCCACCTGGTCGAACTCGGCATGGCATCCCTCGACGCGATCCGGGCAGGCACCCTCGACGCCGCCCGGCTCCTCGGCGTGGACGAGCGCCTCGGTTCCCTGGAAACCGGCAAGACGGCCGACTTCGTGGTGGTGGACGGCGACCCGGTGCGCGACATCGGGATCCTCGGCCGCCCCGAGTCGGTGGTACTGGTCGCTCAGGCCGGCCAGGTGCGCAAGAACACCGCGAACACTAGGGGAAATCCCCTATTTCGCGAGGGCAACTCCCAATGGTGA
- a CDS encoding acyl-CoA dehydrogenase family protein translates to MKQLDQVLEVVAERRAEFEEGRHVPRDVIAEFKHAGIYRAGVPKKFGGDALPPADFLHVVERVAQADGSAGWVASFGSATVYLAALPLETQAKLYADGPDVAFAGGLFPVQPAELGDDGYHVSGHWKFASGCKGADVLGVGIKRAGADRAGRPLTAVLRPDQVRIVDNWDVVGMRGTGSHDLVVDEAVVPEEWTFVRGGEPTVDEPLYRYPTVAYAAQVLAVVGLGVARAALDQVIAQGGRPGFTGAPGPAERATYRISVARAEARLRSARAFFYEATEDAWATVEAGDPATAQQVSLLRLASAHLAKNAFEVVRSAYQLGGIAAITDGSPLQRHLRDASVVPQHAFLQEGMYDGAGAVLMGVDPFPGYL, encoded by the coding sequence ATGAAGCAGCTCGATCAGGTGCTGGAAGTGGTGGCCGAACGGCGGGCCGAATTCGAGGAGGGACGGCACGTCCCACGGGATGTGATCGCTGAGTTCAAGCACGCGGGCATCTACCGGGCCGGTGTTCCCAAAAAGTTCGGCGGGGACGCCCTGCCGCCCGCCGACTTCCTCCACGTCGTCGAGCGCGTCGCGCAGGCCGACGGGTCGGCGGGCTGGGTGGCGAGTTTCGGCTCGGCCACCGTCTACCTGGCCGCGCTTCCACTGGAGACGCAGGCCAAGCTGTACGCGGACGGCCCCGACGTCGCCTTCGCCGGCGGCCTGTTCCCGGTGCAGCCCGCCGAACTCGGCGACGACGGCTACCACGTCTCCGGCCACTGGAAGTTCGCCAGCGGCTGCAAGGGCGCCGACGTGCTCGGCGTCGGCATCAAGAGGGCCGGCGCCGACCGGGCCGGCCGGCCGCTCACCGCGGTGCTGCGGCCCGATCAGGTGCGGATCGTCGACAACTGGGATGTCGTCGGCATGCGCGGCACCGGCAGCCACGACCTGGTGGTGGACGAGGCCGTGGTGCCCGAGGAGTGGACGTTCGTCCGCGGCGGCGAACCCACCGTCGACGAACCGCTCTACCGTTACCCGACCGTGGCGTATGCCGCGCAGGTCCTCGCCGTCGTCGGCCTCGGTGTCGCGCGGGCCGCCCTCGACCAGGTCATCGCCCAGGGCGGCCGACCGGGCTTCACCGGCGCCCCCGGGCCCGCCGAACGCGCCACCTACCGCATCTCCGTCGCTCGGGCCGAGGCCCGGCTGCGCTCCGCCCGCGCCTTCTTCTACGAGGCCACCGAAGACGCTTGGGCCACGGTCGAGGCGGGCGACCCCGCCACCGCGCAGCAGGTGAGCCTGCTCCGCCTGGCCTCCGCCCACTTGGCCAAGAACGCCTTCGAGGTGGTCCGGTCCGCCTACCAACTGGGCGGCATCGCGGCCATCACCGACGGCAGCCCCCTCCAGCGTCACCTGCGCGACGCGTCGGTCGTACCGCAGCACGCATTCCTCCAGGAAGGCATGTACGACGGCGCCGGCGCGGTCCTCATGGGCGTCGACCCCTTCCCCGGATACCTCTGA
- a CDS encoding aromatic ring-hydroxylating oxygenase subunit alpha, with protein sequence MTTTPETANPSTTAADRVGGDRVAGTLYTDPALFEQEMDRIFHRTWVWVAHESEIARAGDFKTAWVGRRPVIVSRDRRGGINVLLNRCRHRGASVCETPKGNGAGFTCPYHAWSYSLDGTLRGIPYPEGYEDVVEKKDLPLQRLKVGTYAGMIFASFAEEIEPLEDFLGGARMWIDRFMKQGAGYPIKVQGEHKFRFRGNWKIQLENTTDWYHFPIVHRSWMSSVDAETASMLSIMTDETAVTHALGNGHSVSVSVAEHADLDVDDGTEKLQDRFSHIVEELSKDLPPEKVRRIVRSLHGAGFNLNLFPNVAMSMAFFRVLRPLSVDETEVRHVALGLEGGPDIVNRERLRIHEHFQGPFGFGSPDDAEAWNRVQRGVAGGADMPILVNRGLGREKPNDLGQPTSHATDETGMREAYAMWKRMMTDGN encoded by the coding sequence ATGACCACGACCCCCGAGACCGCGAACCCGTCGACCACGGCCGCCGACCGCGTCGGCGGCGACCGCGTCGCCGGCACCCTCTACACCGACCCGGCCCTCTTCGAGCAGGAGATGGACCGCATCTTCCACCGCACCTGGGTGTGGGTCGCGCACGAGAGCGAGATCGCGAGGGCCGGCGACTTCAAGACGGCGTGGGTCGGCCGCCGGCCGGTCATCGTCAGCCGGGACCGCCGCGGCGGCATCAACGTCCTGCTCAACCGCTGTCGCCACCGCGGCGCCAGCGTCTGCGAGACACCCAAGGGCAACGGCGCCGGCTTCACCTGCCCGTACCACGCCTGGTCGTACTCCCTGGACGGCACGCTGCGCGGCATCCCGTACCCCGAGGGCTACGAGGACGTCGTCGAGAAGAAGGACCTGCCGCTCCAGCGCCTGAAGGTCGGCACGTACGCGGGCATGATCTTCGCCAGCTTCGCGGAGGAGATCGAGCCGCTGGAGGACTTCCTCGGCGGGGCCCGGATGTGGATCGACCGCTTCATGAAGCAGGGCGCCGGCTACCCGATCAAGGTGCAGGGCGAGCACAAGTTCCGCTTCCGGGGCAACTGGAAGATCCAGCTGGAGAACACCACCGACTGGTACCACTTCCCGATCGTGCACCGCTCCTGGATGTCCTCGGTCGACGCCGAGACCGCGTCCATGCTGTCCATCATGACCGACGAGACCGCGGTCACCCACGCCCTCGGCAACGGCCACAGCGTCTCCGTCTCGGTCGCCGAGCACGCCGACCTCGACGTCGACGACGGCACCGAGAAGCTCCAGGACCGCTTCAGCCACATCGTCGAGGAACTCTCCAAGGACCTGCCTCCGGAGAAGGTGCGGCGCATCGTCCGCTCGCTGCACGGCGCCGGGTTCAACCTGAACCTCTTCCCGAACGTCGCCATGTCGATGGCGTTCTTCCGAGTGCTGCGCCCCCTGTCGGTCGACGAGACGGAGGTCCGGCACGTCGCGCTCGGCCTGGAAGGCGGCCCGGACATCGTCAACCGGGAACGGCTGCGCATCCACGAGCACTTCCAGGGACCGTTCGGTTTCGGCAGCCCCGACGACGCCGAAGCCTGGAACCGCGTCCAGCGCGGCGTGGCCGGCGGTGCCGACATGCCGATCCTGGTCAACCGCGGGCTCGGCCGCGAGAAGCCCAACGACCTGGGGCAGCCCACCTCCCACGCGACCGACGAGACGGGCATGCGGGAGGCGTACGCGATGTGGAAGAGGATGATGACCGATGGCAACTGA
- a CDS encoding aromatic-ring-hydroxylating dioxygenase subunit beta: protein MATEAPATAAVAAELPLDDPRALAAVSLIWREAHLLDARRYEDWDGLWAEGGEYVVPIDRDATDFASCLNLVYDDDRMRRMRIERLTGGFSISAAAAARTVRSVSRFVVTGREDDAIEIRSAQILVGYKREETFVLAADVTHRIVFGADGPRISRKIVRLVNSEDTVTASGFLL from the coding sequence ATGGCAACTGAAGCCCCCGCGACGGCGGCCGTGGCGGCTGAACTCCCGCTCGACGACCCCCGCGCCCTCGCCGCCGTCTCCCTGATCTGGCGCGAGGCCCACCTGCTCGACGCCCGCCGCTACGAGGACTGGGACGGTCTGTGGGCCGAGGGCGGCGAGTACGTCGTCCCCATCGACCGGGACGCCACCGACTTCGCCTCCTGCCTCAACCTCGTCTACGACGACGACCGCATGCGCCGCATGCGCATCGAACGCCTCACCGGCGGTTTCTCCATCTCCGCCGCCGCGGCGGCCCGCACCGTCCGCTCGGTCTCCCGGTTCGTGGTGACCGGCCGCGAGGATGACGCGATCGAGATCCGCTCCGCGCAGATCCTCGTCGGCTACAAGCGCGAGGAGACCTTCGTGCTGGCCGCCGACGTCACCCACCGGATCGTCTTCGGCGCCGACGGCCCCCGGATCTCCCGGAAGATCGTGCGGCTGGTGAACTCCGAGGACACCGTCACGGCGTCGGGGTTCCTGCTGTGA
- a CDS encoding SDR family NAD(P)-dependent oxidoreductase has protein sequence MNPEEQNSGYVALVTGAAGGLGAVIAGRLYDHGYRVALTDLDEKAAVRAASDLDPEGRYAVGLALDVRDKDAFARVRDQLVDHWGAVHVLVNNAGRSKVEPLMEITPESFGEIVSTNLDGAFFGCQVLGAYFAGRGYGRIVNIASLAGQNGGTATGAHYAAAKGGVATLTKVFARELGPHGVTVNAVSPGPQDVPVVREMVPPDQLAAIERDIPVRRLGRPRFIADMTVLLAAEHADAVTGACWDANGGLYMR, from the coding sequence GTGAACCCGGAGGAGCAGAACAGCGGGTACGTCGCCCTCGTCACGGGGGCGGCGGGCGGCTTGGGCGCCGTGATCGCGGGCCGGCTGTACGACCACGGGTACCGCGTCGCGCTCACCGACCTCGACGAGAAGGCCGCCGTGCGGGCGGCGTCGGACCTCGACCCGGAGGGCCGCTACGCCGTCGGACTCGCCCTCGACGTACGCGACAAGGATGCCTTCGCCCGGGTCCGAGACCAACTCGTCGACCACTGGGGCGCCGTCCATGTCCTGGTCAACAACGCCGGCCGGTCCAAGGTCGAACCGCTGATGGAGATCACCCCGGAGAGCTTCGGCGAGATCGTCTCGACCAACCTCGACGGCGCCTTCTTCGGCTGTCAGGTCCTCGGCGCGTACTTCGCGGGCCGCGGCTACGGGCGCATCGTCAACATCGCTTCGCTGGCCGGCCAGAACGGGGGCACGGCGACCGGCGCCCATTACGCGGCGGCCAAGGGCGGCGTGGCCACCCTGACGAAGGTGTTCGCCCGGGAACTCGGCCCGCACGGAGTGACCGTGAACGCCGTCTCGCCGGGACCGCAGGACGTCCCGGTGGTGCGCGAGATGGTCCCGCCCGACCAACTGGCCGCCATCGAGCGGGACATCCCCGTCCGACGGCTGGGCCGGCCGCGGTTCATCGCCGACATGACCGTGCTGCTCGCCGCCGAGCACGCCGACGCGGTCACCGGCGCCTGCTGGGACGCCAACGGCGGCCTGTACATGCGCTGA
- a CDS encoding PDR/VanB family oxidoreductase yields the protein MFTVTVTEAVDETDSVKVLRLARTDGRPLDPYPAGAHVDVTGPTGITRPYSLCGSPGDTGAYTIAVKREADSRGGSQALHDKAAPGTRLTVGAPRNLFALAPDAAEHHLVAAGIGITPLLAMAYELHAGGAGFRLHYVARSRAEAAFAGLLDASPFTDRVVRHFGLGRQTAGKVLAEALTGLPAGAHVYTCGPHDFMAHVREAAARSLPGEHIHAELFGAAADPREQGADRPFEVELDTGEVYIVPPGRSITEVLEENGQALDTSCREGICGTCVLRVLEGEPDHRDHCLTAKEKAAGDQIAACVSRAKSARLVVEPW from the coding sequence ATGTTCACTGTCACCGTCACCGAGGCCGTCGACGAGACCGACTCGGTCAAGGTCCTCAGACTGGCGCGCACCGACGGCAGGCCACTCGACCCGTACCCGGCGGGCGCGCACGTCGACGTCACCGGACCCACCGGGATCACCCGCCCCTACTCACTGTGCGGTTCGCCCGGCGACACCGGCGCGTACACCATCGCGGTGAAGCGGGAGGCGGACTCACGCGGCGGCTCACAGGCCCTGCACGACAAGGCGGCGCCCGGCACCCGGCTCACCGTCGGCGCGCCCCGCAACCTGTTCGCCCTCGCCCCCGACGCCGCCGAACACCACCTGGTGGCCGCGGGCATAGGCATCACTCCGCTGCTGGCCATGGCCTATGAACTGCACGCCGGCGGAGCCGGGTTCCGGCTCCACTACGTGGCCCGCAGCCGGGCGGAGGCGGCCTTCGCCGGCCTGCTGGACGCGTCCCCCTTCACCGACCGGGTGGTCCGCCACTTCGGGCTCGGCCGGCAGACCGCCGGGAAGGTGCTGGCCGAGGCCCTGACCGGTCTCCCCGCCGGCGCGCACGTCTACACCTGCGGACCGCACGACTTCATGGCACACGTCCGGGAAGCGGCCGCCCGGAGTCTGCCGGGGGAGCACATCCACGCGGAGCTGTTCGGGGCCGCCGCGGACCCCCGTGAGCAGGGAGCGGACCGCCCGTTCGAGGTGGAGCTGGACACCGGAGAGGTGTACATCGTGCCGCCCGGCCGCAGCATCACCGAGGTGCTGGAGGAGAACGGCCAGGCTCTGGACACCTCCTGCCGGGAAGGCATCTGCGGCACCTGCGTGCTGCGCGTGCTCGAGGGCGAACCCGACCACCGTGACCACTGCCTGACCGCGAAGGAGAAGGCGGCCGGCGACCAGATCGCGGCCTGTGTGTCGCGAGCGAAGTCGGCACGGCTGGTGGTCGAACCGTGGTGA
- a CDS encoding flavin reductase: protein MNPSRTDFREAMAHLPAAVNILTTDGPGGRCGITLSAVCSVTDDPPTVLVCVNRGSAMHDVFKANGRVGLNVLGGEQQELALHFAGATKVAMAERFTWDVWDRTHDVPVLSEALVTAVGTIKDAVPMGSHSVLFVEIERIRTRTGGQSLVYFNRAFHQLDAAPRVPEGATA from the coding sequence GTGAATCCCAGCCGGACCGACTTCCGGGAGGCGATGGCCCACCTCCCGGCGGCCGTCAACATCCTCACCACCGACGGGCCGGGCGGCCGCTGCGGCATCACCCTCAGCGCGGTCTGCTCGGTCACCGACGACCCGCCCACCGTGCTGGTCTGCGTCAACCGCGGCAGCGCGATGCACGACGTGTTCAAGGCGAACGGGCGCGTCGGTCTCAACGTGCTCGGCGGTGAACAGCAGGAACTCGCCCTGCACTTCGCCGGAGCCACCAAGGTGGCCATGGCCGAGCGCTTCACCTGGGACGTCTGGGACCGCACCCATGACGTCCCGGTGCTCAGCGAGGCGCTGGTGACCGCGGTCGGCACCATCAAGGATGCCGTCCCCATGGGCTCGCACAGTGTCCTCTTCGTCGAGATCGAACGCATACGCACCCGTACGGGCGGCCAGAGCCTCGTCTACTTCAACCGGGCCTTCCACCAGCTCGACGCGGCTCCTCGCGTACCGGAAGGCGCCACGGCATGA
- a CDS encoding amidase, with the protein MSARATAAVEDALRRAERLEPEIRAWVRLDADGARAAARQAPDGPLHGMPFGVKDIIDVAGLPTECGSPLRRGRTATRDAWLVHRLRLAGAVPLGKTVTTEFAYFRPGPTRNPRDTAHTPGGSSSGSAAAVGAGVVPLALGSQTAGSLTRPAAYCGVAGYVAPVGAWPTDGFAGLSPSLDAPGLLTATVADLAAVIEAVDGTTAEETPPAPRVAVWSGGDLARIDPAMRSALDTTARALMGSAGDRPGEVESVVGPPRLAAAHAVVMAHEAARALADEARRPEALSEQLNALLEEGRATSEADHRAALATARTARAAALDLLSRFDAILAPAAPGPAPHGLDATGTPVLSRPWQLLGLPVVTVPGHRDPAGMPLGLQLVGHPDRVGRLLGVARLAEETTR; encoded by the coding sequence ATGAGCGCCCGTGCCACGGCGGCCGTCGAGGACGCGCTGCGGCGGGCGGAGCGCCTCGAACCGGAGATCCGCGCCTGGGTGCGGCTGGACGCCGACGGTGCCCGCGCCGCAGCGCGGCAGGCCCCGGACGGCCCGCTGCACGGCATGCCCTTCGGGGTGAAGGACATCATCGACGTCGCCGGGCTGCCCACCGAGTGCGGCTCGCCCCTGCGCCGCGGCCGGACCGCGACGCGGGACGCCTGGCTGGTGCACCGACTGCGGCTGGCGGGCGCGGTGCCGCTGGGCAAGACGGTCACCACCGAGTTCGCGTACTTCCGGCCCGGCCCGACGCGCAACCCGCGCGACACCGCCCACACGCCCGGTGGCTCCTCCAGCGGCTCGGCCGCCGCCGTCGGGGCCGGCGTGGTGCCGCTCGCCCTGGGCTCCCAGACCGCGGGCTCCCTGACCCGGCCCGCCGCCTACTGCGGCGTCGCCGGTTACGTCGCACCCGTGGGAGCCTGGCCGACCGATGGTTTCGCCGGCCTCAGCCCGAGCCTGGACGCGCCGGGCCTGCTCACCGCGACCGTCGCCGACCTGGCCGCCGTCATCGAGGCGGTCGACGGCACCACGGCCGAGGAAACGCCCCCCGCGCCCCGGGTGGCGGTGTGGTCCGGCGGCGACCTGGCGCGGATCGACCCGGCGATGCGGAGCGCGCTGGACACCACCGCCCGCGCCCTCATGGGCAGCGCCGGGGACCGGCCGGGCGAGGTGGAGTCCGTCGTCGGCCCGCCCCGTCTGGCCGCCGCCCACGCCGTCGTCATGGCCCACGAGGCAGCCCGCGCCCTCGCCGACGAGGCCCGGCGCCCCGAAGCGCTGAGCGAGCAGTTGAACGCACTCCTCGAAGAGGGCCGCGCCACGTCCGAGGCCGATCACCGCGCGGCACTCGCCACCGCCCGCACGGCACGGGCCGCGGCCCTGGACCTCCTCAGCCGCTTCGACGCGATCCTCGCCCCCGCCGCCCCCGGTCCCGCCCCGCACGGCCTGGACGCCACCGGCACCCCGGTCCTCAGCCGCCCCTGGCAACTGCTCGGCCTGCCCGTAGTGACCGTCCCGGGCCACCGCGACCCCGCGGGCATGCCCCTGGGCCTCCAACTCGTCGGCCACCCCGACCGCGTCGGGCGCCTGCTCGGCGTCGCCCGCCTCGCCGAGGAGACCACCCGGTGA
- a CDS encoding mandelate racemase/muconate lactonizing enzyme family protein, with the protein MKITAIEAVPYAIPYTKPLRFASGEVHTAEHVLVRVRTDEGLTGVADAPPRPFTYGETQASVTGVIEKIFAPQLRGLDVFARERVHARLDRTVGNPTAKAAIDMALWDIAGQALRLSVTRLLGGWSDRMRVAHMLGFDTPPRMAAEAARIRDTYGITTFKVKVGRRPVRLDLDVCKALREALGTEAELYVDGNRGWTASESAAALRELDGLGITLAEELCPADDVLGRRWLVRRSPVPFVADESATTPAEVTRSLLDGAATAISIKTARTGFTGSQRILHQCEGMGAEVVMGNQIDGQLGTVCSAAFGAAHASASRRAGELSNFLDLSDDLLTEPITVTDGTLTVPDRPGLGVAIDPEKLDRYRQDR; encoded by the coding sequence GTGAAGATCACCGCCATCGAGGCCGTCCCGTACGCCATCCCGTACACCAAACCCCTGCGCTTCGCCAGTGGCGAGGTGCACACCGCCGAGCACGTCCTCGTCCGGGTCCGCACCGACGAGGGGCTGACGGGAGTGGCCGACGCCCCGCCCCGACCGTTCACCTACGGCGAGACACAGGCCTCCGTCACCGGCGTGATCGAAAAGATCTTCGCCCCGCAGCTCAGGGGTCTGGATGTGTTCGCCCGCGAGCGGGTCCACGCCCGGCTGGACCGTACGGTCGGCAACCCGACGGCCAAGGCCGCCATCGACATGGCCCTGTGGGACATCGCGGGACAGGCACTGCGCCTGTCGGTCACCCGGCTGCTCGGTGGCTGGAGCGACCGGATGCGCGTGGCGCACATGCTCGGCTTCGACACCCCGCCGCGGATGGCCGCGGAGGCGGCACGCATACGGGACACGTACGGCATCACCACCTTCAAGGTGAAGGTCGGCCGCCGCCCCGTCCGCCTCGACCTCGACGTCTGCAAGGCACTGCGCGAGGCACTGGGAACCGAAGCAGAGCTGTACGTGGACGGCAACCGCGGCTGGACCGCCTCGGAGTCGGCCGCGGCCCTGCGTGAACTCGACGGCCTCGGTATCACACTCGCCGAGGAACTGTGCCCCGCCGACGATGTCCTCGGCCGGCGGTGGCTGGTGCGGCGGAGTCCGGTGCCCTTCGTCGCGGACGAGTCCGCCACCACGCCCGCCGAGGTGACCCGCTCCCTGCTCGACGGGGCCGCGACCGCGATCAGCATCAAGACGGCCCGTACCGGCTTCACCGGTTCCCAGCGCATCCTCCACCAGTGCGAAGGGATGGGCGCCGAGGTCGTCATGGGCAACCAGATCGACGGCCAGCTCGGCACCGTGTGCTCCGCGGCGTTCGGCGCGGCCCACGCCTCCGCCTCCCGCCGGGCCGGTGAACTGTCCAACTTCCTCGACCTGAGCGACGACCTGCTCACCGAACCGATCACCGTCACCGACGGCACGCTGACCGTGCCGGACCGCCCCGGTCTCGGCGTGGCAATCGACCCGGAGAAGCTCGACCGCTACCGCCAGGACCGTTGA